The window CCTTCCTTTTGTGAGAGGACAATGGAGGAAATGTATTCTTGACATTCCCAATCTGTAATTCTAAAATCATTTTCCTGTAGACAAATAAACTGACTGGGAACTTAAAATCACCATTTATAAAAATCTTTCCTTTGATAATATTTGTTCTAAGATCCAAACAATTGacttaactttaaaaattgcctatcttgccgggcacagtggctcatgcctgtaatcccagcactttggggaggccgaggctggccaatcacctgaggttgggagttcgagaccagcctgaccaacatggagaaaccccatttccactaaaaatacaaaattagccaggcgcggtggtgcattcctgtaattccagctaatcgggaggctgaggcaagagaatcgcttgaacccaggaggtggaggttgcggtgagctgagattgcaccattgcactccagcctggacaacaagagtgaaactctgtctcaaaaaaaaaaaaaaaaaagttgcctatCATAATCTTATCTTTTCTGATTAATATCTGTTCTATGGACACAAAACTGAGTAAACCACTTTTCATCATCTGTGCATCAATTTTAGTTGCACAAATGTTTTGTAATTATCATGTTGTATATGCagtaaaaaattgtttaataaaagCACTAAAATCCACCTAATAAAACATGCAAAACATCTTGATTTTAGGGAAGCAATAGTCTAGGTATAAGAAACGATCAGAGTTTGGATCTAGGTTTTATGAAAATGTGTATGACTGATGGTAAACATTTTAACCTATCCTTGCCATAATTAGTTTCTCTTTAAAGTGGAGATACATTGTTCATCAGAGAATATTGACTGATGCAGTCACAATTTAGAACAGGGTGAATTTTTCACTAAGAGTGAATGCAATAGGAAAGACTCCAAAATATTTTGCCTACATGTTTCTAATATGGAATCTAAAGTTCTTCTTAAGTCatacagattctttttttaaaatgaagcgaAAAGTAGTATGATCTAAACTTATCTCCAGCCATTtcccttctgtcttcttttcctgTGTCATCATCAGCATAGTTAAGGTTATATACTtggcttttaataaatatttgttgattaactGGAAAACATTTTGAATCATTAACTAGATGGAGGACATATCTTAagacagcttttctttttctatttactttatcagggacacacaaagaaaatgaattttttcaaagttggaaaacattttACAGTGGTGGACATGCCAGGTTATGGCTTTAGAGCACCTGAAGATTTTGTTGACATGGTAGAGACCTATCTAAAAGAACGAAGGAAGTAAGGAAAAGATTTTCTTATAATAGTTATACATTTAACCCCAAAGCATGTTTTCATCAGTAGAGTATTATACACATGATTAACACTTCAGTTTTATCAAATGACTTATTTTATAAGGTCCATTTTATTCTCATAATATTCTATAATACAATATTTAGGACCAAGGTATATACTGCTTGCTTGTTTTCTGTCTGTGGTTTAGCTTACCCTTAATATTAAATTTAAGTGTTTTCCCAAATTGAGATTGAGAGTAAAGTGtacttcagcattttttttttcatttttttttttgagacagtctcgttctgtgacccaggctggaatgcagtcatGCAATCTaggatcactgcaaccttcttctccagagttcaagtgattctcccgcctcagcctcctgagtagctgagactacaggtgcacgccaccatgcccggctcatttttgtatttttagtagagacagggtttcactgtgttggccaggctggtctcgaactcctgacctcaggtgatccacccgccttgccctcccaaagtgtgagattacaggcatgaaccaccgcacctggcccattaattttttttaaaaccaaactcttacctggctaattttgaaaatgaaaattgttGGTTAAAATCAGTAAATTCTGATCATTCTTAAAATACTTCAGACATCACATTTGCTGCAAATGATATCTCTTTTTTGTCTCCTTATGTAATCAAGTGATAGTTCTAAGAATTGCACAATATATAGAAAATTGATGTTAatcttttgaaatgaaaaaaatgtatcttgtTTGTTGTAGCTTTACATAAGGggtaaaatcaaatatttacataaaatgcaAGATATAATGTGTCTGGTTTCTGTTATCTGTTAGTGTTAgggtaatatttaaaaattcccaTATAGACCAGGCACgccggctcacgcctgtaatctcagcactttgggaggccgaggtcggcggatcacttgaggtcaggagttcgagaccagcctggcaacatggcaaaacctcaactctactaaaaatacaaaaaaaaaaaaatcagccaggcatggtggcacatgcctgtaatcccaactcctcaggagactgaggcaggacaatcactcaaacccaggaggcagaggttagtgagccaagattgtgccactgcattctaccctgggcaacagaatgaggctctgtctaaaaaaacaaaaaaaaaaatttataacttatggttaattttttataatttatggtTCCTATAATTTATAATCTGTAATTTATGGTTAATTTGATTTgtatctctttctcctcctcgAGTTTAAGCTTTTAGAGGAGGGAACTCACTCATTATATATCAAGTCCCAGGCAGAATGTCTTATATCCAATATATCCTTAttgatttaaattaatatttagtgAATTTAGTTATTGAAAGTAAATAGCATTGAGACCTACTGGACTGCAGGATAAACTTCTGGCAAATTGAGAATTCCTGTTGcctaaagaaatgttttaattttggaATGAGAattattcaaagaagaatttCTTAGTACAGTAAGGAAGAGGGGATAAATGAATGGGTATATTTTATATTGCCATTAATCTTCTTTTCTACATGCTTATAGCTTgaagagaacatttttattaGTGGATAGCGTTGTTGGAATTCAAAAAACAGACAATATTGCCATAGAAATGTGTGAAGAATTTGCATTACCTTATGTGGTAAGTACTTCCTTTGAATCATGGTTGCAATTAGAAATATCAGTTCTACGTGCATCTGTGTGAACATGCACCTTTTAACAATTGAGCTTGTGTTGCCTCAAAAGATAAAGGAGAGTGCCTTTTGAATAATCTTTTCAATTAATCATCCATTAATATTAAAAGAAGTTCTATGgcacttttattctcttttctgtcaCTCAGCTATGTTTTGAAAATTATAGTCAAAGTAAAGGTTTCTTTAGGCTGTTCATTTAATGTTCCTAGATactgttcatatttttttctttttatggcaacATAAACATTTGTTCAGAAAAAGTTAGTAGCTCTTTAACAGCAGCGTGGCAGATAGTACTTATAAGAATGTGAATAAAACTGCAACTTAAAAAGTTGCTTaactaatttaaaactttaaaattgttcCAGGAACATAGCAGCCTCCAGCACACACAAgtaggatttttatatttttaaagcaaacaaaatttcTTCTGGGAATTTCTTACCAGTATTCTTGGTCTTTTGACCTAGACTAGAATACCAGAATTGTAGATTGGTATCCACATTAATTTTGCTTTGTGAGACTTCCAGAAAAAATGGCACTCTTAAAGTTTCTTTCCAAAGAAAAGTGAAGAACCCAATAACTAATTTGCTTTCAAAAAGATGTCAGCCACTAATATGTAACAGTGGAGTTTAGTACAAATCACACCAAATTACTAGTCAGccacttttgttttattcttgggGTCTTGGAATTCTTGGGGTCTGCAAAAGCCCTATGAAGCATTAGAGATGATTTATAGTTATGAGAAGTCAAAGGATTGATAGTCTGCCTAGTAAAAATGCCTAAATATTGCCAAACTAAATAATAGTATTCTTTATTTGGTATCGCAGATACTAGTTTATGAAATCATATATTTTCCTCAATTTTAACTGAAAGGAAATATTACTTTCTTCGTTGGAAAAGGAATTGGAATAGAAAAGTTATATCTGTATCTCCTTTTAAATATCAGAACATTTGCCTTTATGAGGAAAGACTCCCATTTGCGGAGGGGTTCACAAGTCATTAGAAACCACACACTTTCTGCTTCTCACTGTGGGAAAAACACTGGAaccatgtttttcctctgctctcatacCACAACAAttaacacagaagacttctgtggcTAAATGTGTAGGGGTTTTTGTCTTCACCAACAACCAGTGGACACAATCCCACAGATTGAGGATTCAGTCCCCAAGACGACTCCTCCCACCCGGCTTCAGACACTAGTCACAATTTTGGGCCTCTAGAATATCTagactggcttcaagttggggttccaactaccccctctttgggtttaattgctggagtggctcacagaactcagggaaacatgtTTTCTGATGGTATTATAAAGTATATTACAAAGGATATAATGAAGATGCACAGAACCTCCATGTCCTCCTTGGGCATGCCACCCTTTGGAAACCTACCTGTGTTCAGCTATttggaagctctccaaacccagtCTTCCTGGgcttttatggaagcttcataaCATCAGCATCCCTTCCCCCAGGGTATGAGGtgggaccctctctggaatgagggtcaTATGACCACAATCAGAAAGGTGAGAGAAGATTACAAGTCTTGTCTTGGAGCAGGTGAATGGAAGGCAGGAGGTCAGAGAGATTTTGTTTCCTGATGCCTAACATATCCAACATTATAACAAATGATCGTaacaagggctatgggagttatgagAAAGGAACCATGGACATAAACCAATATATGTATCATGACACCACACTCCTGCCATTAGCATCTTTTATGACTAAAAAGCATGATTTGCCAGGaaatttaattttacagaaaCTCACCAGGAATATCTGGTGgattaaggttttatttttaattgatttttgtaataATCACCCATACTTTGACCTTTCTGCACTATGTTACTTGTCTCTGGACAAGTAGAATTCTGGACTTACTTGGAATATAACTAGTAGATAGAACCTACAAATAGcctgatttctgatttttttctttagagtatAGGTCAAAAAATGATTACAAATTGGCAATTTTGTATAGATAAACccaatattcatttatatatcttAAGCTATCAGGTATATTGTGATCATATGAACAATTGCAAATATAACTCCAGGACCCTTCTCATTGATCTTTCCAAGATATTGTGGCCCTATGTGGTTAAAGCACCATTAAGCAGCAGACATACAGTGTATACTTGATGTGTTTCACACATTTGCTCATTTAATCTTTTCAGCTACCCCTTTATgggtcattatttttattttatagatgaggaaataggtACAGAGATAAATTTGCACGGGTCACCTAGttgtaaatgaaaaattatagctaaaatgtgtaaaattattAAGAACCACTTTATTTCTAATgcataaaaatttgttttcttatagaTTGTattaacaaaaattgacaaatcttcCAAGGGACATCTTTTAAAACAAGTGCTTCAGATCCAGAAATTTGTTAACATGAAAACTCAAGGATGTTTTCCTCAGTTGTTTCCTGTAAGGTAAGAgttgaattgttttgttttttgttttttatgaagtAATCTTGAGaatgttgtgggttttttttttatttcgatagtttttggggaacaggtttttggttgcatggaaaagttctttagtggttatttatgagattttagtgcacccatcacctgagcagtgtacactgtaccctaTGTGTAGTCTTTTTTCGCTCACCCCTCCCACCTTTCCCCAtgaatccccaaagtccattatatcattcttatgcatttgtgtcctcatagcttagctcccacttctaagtgagaacatacagtatttggctttttattcctgagttacttcacttagaataatggtctccacctccatccaggttgcttcacatgccattattttgttccattttatggctgagtagtattacaTGGTacataaataccacattttctttatccacttgttagTTGAATTGTTTTTATAACGTTATGTACTGAAAACCTGTAATATTATCAGTGTTTCTTAAAGTGTCACTTAAAACTAGAGACATTTgaaggccaggtgccatggctcatgcctgtgatcctagcatttttgggaggccgaggtgggcagatcacctgaggtcgggagtccaaaaccagcctggtcaacatggtgaaaccccatctctagaaaaattaaaataaaaaaaaaaattagccagatgtggtggcacatgcctgtaatcccagctgctcgggaggcagaggttgcagtgagccaagatcacgccattgcactccagcctgggcgacagagtgagactctgtctcaaaaaccaccaccaccaccaaaaaaaactgTAGTATATCCATACCTGAGAAACATTTTGGCTGATCTCCATACGGACGGACAGACGGACGCACAGATGGATATAGGAAGACAGATagataaataatatgtacaataatggtgatggtaatttttttaaaacctaaaaagTCTAACAAGGTAATtgaatatttattacaaaaagaacaaactaaagaGATCAAGACTTATtctggaaaacaaagcaaaatagaaGATATAGTGAAATTTTTGGAATCATGAAGGAAATGGATCAGATAATATTGATCATCAGATTTTAGAATACTACAAGACGCGGctgggggaagagaagaaagctaGAACACATTAAAAGATGTTCTGCTTTCATATATGAAATCATaagaatttgtaaatttttttaagttgatgaATTCAGATGTTATAtctgaggaaaggaagaaaattatttctcttttcttttcacagtGCTGTGACCTTTTCTGGAATCCACCTGTTGAGATGCTTTATAGCCAGTGTAACAGGAAGTCTTGACTAATGGTTCCCGGTTTAGCTgaagattcaaaaaaaaaaaaaaaagctttatgcTAACTGGAGTTAAATACCTAGAAGAATTTCAACATTGTTTTAAATGTTGTGCATCTGTAActtcaggaggatcacttgagctttaAAACCTGTGCCTTCTCGAAACAAGAATTTGTGCCTGAGGTGAAAAAAGTTTGTAAGTTATTGAATTATGGTGTTCATTAGAACAGCTACTAGCTGATTCCCCTATTTTAACAAACTGACAAGAGcacatccataaaatgaaaaccTGTTACAACTATGTACAGAAGGGTTTGACGTTTTATTGGgcttttgtcttttaaagaatATGTCTActatgggtattttttttttaaatgttaaaatgggCTAGGTAAAAGGGGGCTGCTTTTCTGTTAAGCATCGATAGGTAAGTTGATGGATAAAAGTTACTATGTAAGCCTATTTTTTTGAGTCCTTATTTGAATATTGAAAACATTCTTGATAAAATGTGTTAGTCCATGTTGGAAACAACCGAAAGAACAGAATTCAAGTTCTAGTTCTgatgtttattatatatgttgGATCTTGGGCAACTTACTTGATTTCTCGGAAATTCATTTGTTACTGTAAACGTGAAAGCTATTAAGATTCAAATGAATGGTTTTACAGCAGGTAACATGTGAGAAGACAGCTACATATTTGTAAAGCCAAACCAACAAAGAAATATAGCAAAATTCACAGGTAGATTTATTACAAGAAATGTCCTTTCATGGGGGAAGTAACATTTTCACtagtgaaaaagcaaaaaacaaaaatagctttaAGTGAGAAAACTAATTTGTAAAGGGCAAGAGAAAAAAGCTGATGGGACAGTTTAGACTGCTACATTTAAGAttcagaatggaaaaataaagcctTTGAACTAAAGTTAATAGAGAAGATTTTTGTGAAGGTGCCACTAACCTATTCATGTAAGTGGCTTAGGTTTTCAAAGTGAAGCTTAATATTAAAAGGTTATAGCTGTATTGCTGGATAACAAATTAAAGCTATAAACCAACTTCGTGgcttttctttagaaaacaatCTGAATATATTGTCAGTTTTATAGTTGACAGAATTGGTCTAATCTAAGCAGGAATGTTTTCAgccaaaaaaaagattttttaatatagacattcataaaatatatagtaacaAAAGAATTATCTTAGAAGTCATCTTTTTGTCTGCCAGTGTTACTTCACTGCTTTGATTTATCCTTGGTTCTCCTATAAGCAGAGCCTGAGCCAAAAGCTTACATATGTAAATTTGGGAAGTGATCCCAGGGAACAGTGGCAAAATGAAACAAGACAGACAAGCCTATTAACAACATATTCATTGAGTTAGCCAAAACATAGGCACTAGTGCTAGATCTTGAGGGAACTTGTGACAAGTCCTAGGAAATATGTGTTGTATAGTGACCAGGTCTATGCAACCTACCCCCAAAGGCTGAGAGTGCTGAGATGCCAAAGAAAGAGGCCAACAAATCCAGTTtgtcagaaagaaacatttaatagggacttatGCACAGAAGCCATGTCTCAGGCAGTGATCCCCACAGTTACCCCCCGACCCAGGGCTTATATGCCATAGAGAAAAGGGGGTACATGAAGGAACATGTGAGACACTGAAGTCACCTCCTCAGGGAAAGGCAAGAATGCTGTTTACAACTTAGCCTATAACTTGCTTAAGGCCAGGAtttacagtgtgtgtgtgtgtgtgtgttcttttaaTAGATAAAAGTAGAAATCTTAGAGGGCATTCCAGGAACTGGTtatcagaagtcaacatggtagattagcatccaagatggaagTTACTTTAGCCTCATACTGTGCCTGTGAATTTCTTTGAGGAGGGGATGGGGTGGCCCCACACCTCTTCCAGGTTGTACATACCCAAGTGCTAGGCAGTTCCTGTAGCTGGTGAGAAGCCCAGGGGCAGGAAGTGAGACATCCCCAGAGCAAGAGGCAAGGTTCAGCCCTGCTTGAAACTGGTTGCCACAGCAGTGACTTTAGTATGAAGGCCAAGAGGATTGGAAGTGACACACAGGAGGTCTCAAACACTGCTCTTATAAATGGCCTGTGTGTCCTAATGCCATCAGAAGTGATAAAGTTGGTACTAGGAtgtgggtaatcccagcactttgggagaccaaagtgggtggatcccttgagtccaggagtttgagaccagcctaagcaacatggtgaaaccctatctctacacaaagtttttaaaaaattagccagggcatggtggtgcctatagtgtcagctactcaggcggctgaggtgggagaatagcttgagcccaggaggtggagggtgcagtgaactgagatcataccactgtgctccagcctgggcaacagcacaagactctgtctcaaaaaataataataataataattcactaCGATGACCCTGACAATAGTTTCTAATCTCATTTACTAGGTAAGTTACAGTTTGGTATACTTtagattgcatttttttaaatgttaaatatttggatttatttggaaaaagtaaCTGATACAGAATACTGAATTCCTTATAAACATACAAATTGTCATTTTGTGGACACATGTGAAGCTTTTTTGCCATTTTCCCAGAATAGTAAAGGGCAGAAGATGGGAAAATGAGAGGAGATGAAGATACTCCAAAAGAACATGAATGAATTTGGAAACAAATGCTAGACTGGCAGCCCAGTCCATGCTATATTGTCCTTAACTCACTGAACCACCCTGGTTTTTCCAATGAAAGATAAGCTCCAAAGTTTATTTCAGCTATAAAAGTTTCATTCTTGAAAAAATTCCACTTCAAATCCAGAAACCTAAGCCTGAGGAAACTGACTAGCTCAGTGAAGCCACAAGTAGGAGAAGCAAGACTGAACCTTAAATCTCCTAATTCCCAGGGAGTTTTTTTCTGAATCAGCTAAATGAAGTATTAAAAGAGGCTACTTAGGGGACTGGG is drawn from Homo sapiens chromosome 3, GRCh38.p14 Primary Assembly and contains these coding sequences:
- the GTPBP8 gene encoding GTP-binding protein 8 isoform 2 (isoform 2 is encoded by transcript variant 2), with translation MAAPGLRLGAGRLFEMPAVLERLSRYNSTSQAFAEVLRLPKQQLRKLLYPLQEVERFLAPYGRQDLHLRIFDPSPEDIARADNIFTATERNRIDYVSSAVRIDHAPDLPRPEGHTKKMNFFKVGKHFTVVDMPGYGFRAPEDFVDMVETYLKERRNLKRTFLLVDSVVGIQKTDNIAIEMCEEFALPYVIVLTKIDKSSKGHLLKQVLQIQKFVNMKTQGCFPQLFPVSAVTFSGIHLLRCFIASVTGSLD